The genomic region ATCTAATATTTTTAGGAATTTCTTTATCTTCTAAAAATTTACAATTATAATTTATTATTTCAGGTTCTTGACCAAGATTTTCAATAGCTTTATACAGTCCATATGTTTGTAACATAGAACCAAAATTTGTAGTATTATGAAATGTTAATATCCCTATTTTCATGCCTTTTTATTTCCTTTCTTTTTTATATTATAATAATCTTTTAAAGTTATGCCCTTATAACCTTTTTTTATAGCATATATAAATAATTCTTTCATTGAATCATATAATTTTTCTATATCTTTTTCTTCCTTAAAATAAGGGCTCCCTCCTGGCATAAGTTCTGAAGAATGAATCATAAACTCTAAATAATCACTTTCTTTTTCTATTTTATTTATTGCCTTTTTCATTTCTTCCAAGGTACTTAATGCAGGTCTTAACCAAATATTATTTCCTTTTAGAAGAACTCTTGCCCTATGTTTTAAACTCCCTTGACTAAAATATCTAAATTTTCTAATAGACATTGGTACCTCTAATATATTGTTGTATATATAACTACAATCTTTTTTATATTTTTTATAATCTATTCCAAATTGAGTTCTACCTTGTGTCTTAGAATAATCTACAAAAGGAGTTACTGAACAATCAACTTTTAATCCGTATTTTTTTAATACCTTAAAATATAAATCGTTTATTATCCATCTTCCTGCTCTATGAGAAATAATTTTTGTTCCTATTTTTTTTTCTAATAACTCCAACATATTTTTTATTTTTAATTCCATTATTTCTTCTGGATATTCTACTAAAAAGGGATTCCCATCATATTTTTTTTCTAATTTATAAAAAGGAGGACTATTCCATGCATGTAAATGCATCCCCACTTCACATTGATTATTCTTTAACACTCCTTTTATATATTCAACAAAATAGTCATCATTAACCATTTCATAATTTGTTAAATAAACTGGCTTTAAATTAAATTTATTACATAAATTTTGAAATCTTGGGATATATTTTGAATTATTAGTTGTGATCTTTCCTCCATTATAAGCCCATAAATTGTCTCCTTCTGTATCCACTGTTATAATAAAATATTTCACTTTTTTTCTCCTTTTTTATTCATAAAATATACTTTCCCATTCTTTTTTTATAACTTTAATATCATGTCTTTTACCCATTTTTAAGCTATTTTTTGAATAATAATCATAATTATTGTATATTTTTTTTATTCCTTCTATAAATTTATTTTCTTCCCATTCTTTTTCTAGTAATATTCCATTATCAATAACTATGTCACTTGCTCCTTCAAATGTATTTCTTAAAATAATAGGTAATCCTCTTCTCATAGCCTCTATACTTGTTATAGGATAACCTTCCACATCACTTGTTATTACTAAAATTCCTGACTCATCCAATTTATTTTTAACTATGTCTGTTGGACCACATAAAAATACATTTTTTAGTTTTTCTTTTATTATTATTTGTTCTAATATTTTTTTATCTAGACCATCTCCAAAAATTTTAAGCTTAAAATCAGGCAACTTTTTCATAACTCTTATAGCTAAATCAAACCTTTTATTTTCATTATCTAATCTTCCTATCATTATTAAATTTTTATTTCTTATCTTTACTTTTTCTAATAAATCAAGCTCGCAAGAATGTCTTATAACTTTTATCTTTTCCATTGGAAATTTATATTTTTCATTTAATATATATCTATCTTTTAAAGAAGTTACTACAAAATAACTTAATTCTTCCTTAGATTTTTCAAATAAATTAATTTCTGAATTATAATAATTCCAATTTTTGTAACATCTATCTAATTTAGTATGTTGAACTAATATTTTTTTACATTCAATAGCATCTAATTTTTTTAAATCTTGAGGAGATCTTAAAATACAAATATCTGGATTTATACTTTTTATTTTTTTCATTAACTTTTTTTCTCTTAATTTATTATTTAAAAATCTATTAATTACTTTAAATAGAAAACTCCCCCTTGAAACTTCTTCTACATTATCAACTTTAAATATTTTTTTA from Fusobacterium sp. JB019 harbors:
- a CDS encoding glycosyltransferase is translated as MNKKILFLAGGCHPGIQGGIQTFGRTLQKMFYDNIIFLANKKKDKKIFKVDNVEEVSRGSFLFKVINRFLNNKLREKKLMKKIKSINPDICILRSPQDLKKLDAIECKKILVQHTKLDRCYKNWNYYNSEINLFEKSKEELSYFVVTSLKDRYILNEKYKFPMEKIKVIRHSCELDLLEKVKIRNKNLIMIGRLDNENKRFDLAIRVMKKLPDFKLKIFGDGLDKKILEQIIIKEKLKNVFLCGPTDIVKNKLDESGILVITSDVEGYPITSIEAMRRGLPIILRNTFEGASDIVIDNGILLEKEWEENKFIEGIKKIYNNYDYYSKNSLKMGKRHDIKVIKKEWESIFYE